A single Mustelus asterias unplaced genomic scaffold, sMusAst1.hap1.1 HAP1_SCAFFOLD_74, whole genome shotgun sequence DNA region contains:
- the LOC144483482 gene encoding histone H2B 1/2-like, with translation MVDEKKAAPKKGAKKVIKKPVIKGGKKRRKSRKESYSIYIYKVMKQVHPDTGISSKAMSIMNSFVNDIFERIAGEASRLAHYNKRSTISSREIQTAVRLLLPGELAKHAVSEGTKAVTKYTSSK, from the coding sequence ATGGTGGATGAGAAGAAAGCAGCTCCTAAGAAGGGGGCGAAGAAAGTGATTAAGAAACCGGTAATAAAGGGCGGCAAGAAGCGGCGAAAGTcgaggaaggagagttactccatctacatctacaaagtgatgaagcaggttcaccccgacaccggcatctcctccaaggccatgagcatcatgaactcgttcgtgaacgatattttcgagcgcatcgcgggtgaggcttcccgcctggcccattacaacaagcgcagcaccatcagctcccgggagatccagaccgccgtgcgcctgctgctgcccggggaactggccaagcacgccgtgtcggaagggacaaaggcggtgaccaagtacaccagctccaagtaa